From the genome of Streptomyces sp. JH34:
CCGGGTCGGTGACGGTCACCTTGAAGGGGACCTCGTCGCCGAACTCGAACGGCTGCCCGTCGGCCGGTGCCTGCAGTACGACGGTGGGCGCCGTGTTGCCGACGGTGACGTGCACGCTGGCCGAACCGGTGCGGCCCGTCGGGTCCTCGGCGGTCAGGGTGGCGACGTAGGTGCCGTTCTTCTTGTACGTGTACGTGGGGTCGGCGGCCGTGGACGTGCCGCCGTCGCCGAAGTCCCAGGCGTACGTCAGGGCGTCCCCGTCGCCGTCGGTGGTGCCGGCGGAGGAGAACTTGACCTTGAGCGGTGCGACACCGGAGGTCTTGTTCACGGAGGCCTCGGCGATGGGTGAGCGGCCGCCGGTGGCGTTCTCGATGCGGTAGAGGGCCGAGTGCTCGTCACCGCCGAACCACGAGAGGCCGTAGTCCAGGACGTACAGCGCGCCGTCGGGCCCGAAGGCCATGTCCATGATCTGGGTGCCGGTCCACGAGATGTCGTTGATGGACTGGACCGCGCCGTCGGCGTCCTGCTCGATGCGCTTGATCCACTGCCGGCCGAACTCTCCGGCGAAGAAGTCGCCGTCGTACTCCTCCGGGAACTTCACCGGCGAGTCGAGGTCCGCGTCGTAGTGGTAGACGGGTCCGCCCATCGGGGACTCCGAGCCGGTGCCGAACTCGGGCACGGAGGCACCGTCGTACGGGATCCAGGCGGCCTGCGCGGGCGGCAGGTCGACGAGTCCGGTGTTGTGCGCCGACTCGTTCTTCGGAGCCGCGCAGTCGAAGGCGGGACCGGAGGTCTTGGTCGCGAAGTCGTAGTCCCGGTAGGGGTCGTTGGCACCGGTGCAGTACGGCCAGCCGAAGTTGCCGGCCTTCGTGACGCGGGCGAACTCCACCTGTCCGGCCGGCCCGCGGTTCGGGTCGGCCGCGCCGGCGTCAGGGCCGTAGTCACCCACGTAGAGGATGCCGGTGGCCTTGTCCACGCTGAAGCGGAACGGGTTGCGGAGACCCATCGCGTAGATCTCGGGGCGGGTCCTGTCGGTGCCGGGCGCGAAGAGGTTGCCCTCCGGCACGGTGTACGAACCGTCGTCGGCGACCTTGATGCGCAGGACCTTGCCGCGCAGGTCGTTGGTGTTGCCGGCGGTGCGGCGGGCGTCGAACGCCGGGTTGCGGTCCGGGCGGTCGTCGATCGGGGTGAACCCGTCGGAGGCGAAGGGGTTGGAGTCGTCGCCCGTCGAGAGGTAGAGGTTGCCCTGCGCGTCGAAGTCGATGTCTCCGCCGACGTGGCAGCAGATGCCGCGCGTGGCGGGGACGTCGAGGACCTTCTTCTCGCTGGCGTTGTCGAGGGTCCCGTCCTCCTTGAGCACGAAGCGGGAGAGCCGGTTCACACCGTCGAACTTCGCGAAGTCGGCGGCGGTGCCGTTCTCCGGGGCGTCACCGGCCGGGGTGTCCAGCGGGGGCGCGTAGTAGAGGTAGATCGCCCGGTTCTCGGCGAAGTCCGGGTCGATCCCGACGCCCTGGAGACCCTCCTCGTCGTGCGAGTAGACGGGGATGGTGCCGGAGATCCGGGTGTTGCCGGAGCTGTCCGTGATCCGCAGCTCGCCGCTGCGGGAGGTGTGCAGCACACTGCGGTCGGGCAGCACCGCCAGCGACATGGGTTCGCCGGTCTCGGCCGCTCCCTTGGCGAGGGTGACCTGCTGGAAGTCCTCGGCGGCGTCCTGGGCGGCCGCGGCCTGCGAGGCGTCGGCGGTGGCGGCGGGCGAGGAGCCCAGGGTGAGGGTTGCGGCGGCGAGCAGTCCGCCGGTGAAGAGGGCCAGTGTCTTGCGGGCGCGGAGCCGTCTGCTGCTTCTGTGCACGTGCGTCCTCCGGAGTGTGCCGGTTGTTCGGGCGGGCGAGGTCTGCCGATCCGCGCGGGGACTGCCGCGCTCGTCACCGGTGTCGTGTGGGGACCCGGTGACGCGAGTCATGTCGTGTACACGTAGGGGACGGTAGCTGTGTTCGTCCGGTACGGAAAGCCCTTGCGCAGGGACTGAGTTGAACTTTTGCCGGTGTCAGGACAAAGGCGGTCCAGGGCACGGCGAACCGGCCCCTGGCGTCCTCCTCGGGACACCAGGGGGCCGGGTCGCCCCGATACCGGCGACGGAGGAGCGGGGCCGGGCCCCGCTCCCTACTGGCCGCCCCCGCCGAACGCCGCGTCGAACGACGCGCTCGGCGGGTCGAAGTCGAACCGCTTCAGCGAGGCCAGCGCCTCAGGCGCCCCCGTCAGCCGGTCCATGCCCGCGTCCTCCCACTCCACGGAGACCGGACCCTCGTACCCGATGGACCGCAGCATCCGGAAGACGTCCTCCCAGGGCACGTCACCGTGTCCCGCCGAGACGAAGTCCCAGCCGCGCCGCGGATCGCCCCACGGCAGGTGGGAGCCGAGGCGTCCGTTGCGCCCGTCGAGACGCTTGCGGGCCTCCTTGCAGTCCACGTGGTAGATCCGGTCCCGGAAGTCGTACAGGAAGCCGACCGGGTCGAGGTCCTGCCACACGAAGTGGCTCGGGTCGAAGTTCAGCCCGAACGCGGGCCGGTGGCCGACGGCCTCCAGGGCACGGTGCGTGGTCCAGTAGTCGTAGGCGATCTCGCTGGGGTGCACCTCGTGGGCGAAGCGCACCCCCTCGGCGTCGAAGACGTCCAGGATCGGGTTCCACCGCTCCGCGAAGTCCTCGTAGCCGCGCTCGATCATGTGCGGCGGGACCGGCGGGAACATGGCGACCAGGTGCCAGATCGAGGACCCGGTGAAGCCGATGACCGTGTCGACCCCGAAGGCGGCGGCCGCGCGGGCGGTGTTCTTGATCTCCTCGGCCGCCCGCCTGCGTACGCCCTCGGGCTCCCCGTCCCCCCAGATCCGGGCGGGCACGATGCCCTGGTGGCGCTCGTCGATCGGGCTGTCGCAGACGGCCTGGCCGACCAGGTGGTTGGAGACCGCCCAGCACTTGAGTCCGTACTTGTCGAGGAGCTGTCGCCGGCCGTCGATGTAGCCGGGGTCCGACAGGGCCTTGTCGACCTCGAAGTGATCTCCCCAGCAGGCGAGTTCGAGCCCGTCGTAGCCGAAGTCCCGGGCGAGCCGGCAGACCTCCTCCAGCGGCAGGTCGGCCCACTGGCCGGTGAAGAGAGTGAAGGGACGGGGCATGCGCGGAACCTCCTAGAAGGGGACCGGGGTGTGTACGGAGTTCTTGGCGGCGCTCTCCTCGACCGCGGCGAGCACCCGCTGTACCTGGAGTCCGTCGGCGAACGAGGGCACCGGGGCACGGCCCTCGACGATCGTGCGCACCACGTCACGGGCCTGGTGGACGAAGGTGTGCTCGTAGCCAAGACCGTGTCCCGGCGGCCACCACGCCTCCAGGTAGGGGTGCTGGGGTTCCGTGACGAGGATCCGGCGGAAGCCCGCGCGGGTGGCGGGTTCGGTGTGGTCGTGGAAGGAGAGTTCGTTGAGGCGCTCCAGGTCGAAGGCGATCGAACCCAGTTCCCCGTTGATCTCCAGCCGCAGGGCGTTCTTGCGTCCCGCCGCCATCCTGGTCGCCTCGAAGGAGGCGAGGGCTCCCGACGCCATCCGCCCGGTGAACAACGTCGCGTCGTCGACGGTGACCGCCCCCCGTGCGGTACCGTCCGCGGCGCCCGAGAGCCCGGCCGCCGCACCGGCGAGCACGGGCCTCTCGCGTACGAAGGTCTCGCTCACCGCCGACACTCCGACCAGCGGTTCCCCCGCCAGGTACTGGGCGAGGTCGACGATGTGCGCTCCCAGGTCCCCCAGCGCGCCGGATCCCGCGCGTTCGCGCTCGAGCCGCCAGGTCAGCGGCGACTCGGGGTCGACGAGCCAGTCCTGGAGGTAGGTGGCCCGTACGTGCCGCAGCCTCCCGAGCCTCCCCTCCTCGATCATCGTGCGGGCGTAGGTGAGGGCCGGCACCTTGCGGTAGTTGAAGCCCACGATCGCCACCTGTCCGCGGGCCGCCGCCCGTTCGGCCGCCTCCGCCA
Proteins encoded in this window:
- a CDS encoding sugar phosphate isomerase/epimerase family protein, with the protein product MPRPFTLFTGQWADLPLEEVCRLARDFGYDGLELACWGDHFEVDKALSDPGYIDGRRQLLDKYGLKCWAVSNHLVGQAVCDSPIDERHQGIVPARIWGDGEPEGVRRRAAEEIKNTARAAAAFGVDTVIGFTGSSIWHLVAMFPPVPPHMIERGYEDFAERWNPILDVFDAEGVRFAHEVHPSEIAYDYWTTHRALEAVGHRPAFGLNFDPSHFVWQDLDPVGFLYDFRDRIYHVDCKEARKRLDGRNGRLGSHLPWGDPRRGWDFVSAGHGDVPWEDVFRMLRSIGYEGPVSVEWEDAGMDRLTGAPEALASLKRFDFDPPSASFDAAFGGGGQ
- a CDS encoding Gfo/Idh/MocA family oxidoreductase, giving the protein MARREETEQETGAPPPTATLGVGMVGYAFMGAAHSQGWRTAGHVFDMPVRPALAAICGRDRTAVEAAAARHGWAAAETDWRALIARDDVQLVDICTPGDSHAEIAIAALEAGKHVLCEKPLANTVAEAEAMAEAAERAAARGQVAIVGFNYRKVPALTYARTMIEEGRLGRLRHVRATYLQDWLVDPESPLTWRLERERAGSGALGDLGAHIVDLAQYLAGEPLVGVSAVSETFVRERPVLAGAAAGLSGAADGTARGAVTVDDATLFTGRMASGALASFEATRMAAGRKNALRLEINGELGSIAFDLERLNELSFHDHTEPATRAGFRRILVTEPQHPYLEAWWPPGHGLGYEHTFVHQARDVVRTIVEGRAPVPSFADGLQVQRVLAAVEESAAKNSVHTPVPF